A window from Gammaproteobacteria bacterium encodes these proteins:
- a CDS encoding aminodeoxychorismate/anthranilate synthase component II: MLLMIDNYDSFTYNLVQYLAELGEDVHVHRNDTVDINQLKAMRPDRIVISPGPCTPNEAGISLEVVEHFAGQVPILGVCLGHQSIGQAYGGKIVHAKQIMHGKTSMIHHNDQGVFASLPSPFQATRYHSLVIAPNSLPDCLEVTAWTVDKHGEIDEIMGVRHKIDLVEGVQFHPESILSQHGHDLLRNFIAMS, translated from the coding sequence ATGCTGCTAATGATTGATAATTACGATTCTTTTACCTATAACTTGGTGCAATATCTGGCCGAGTTAGGCGAGGATGTTCATGTTCACCGCAATGACACAGTGGATATTAACCAGCTAAAAGCAATGCGGCCTGATCGCATCGTTATATCGCCAGGCCCGTGCACACCCAATGAAGCGGGCATTTCGTTAGAGGTGGTAGAACACTTTGCTGGTCAGGTGCCGATATTGGGCGTGTGTTTGGGGCATCAAAGTATTGGTCAAGCCTATGGCGGCAAGATTGTTCATGCCAAACAAATCATGCATGGCAAAACCTCGATGATTCACCATAATGATCAGGGCGTATTCGCTAGTTTACCGAGCCCCTTTCAGGCAACGCGCTATCATTCCTTAGTGATAGCGCCAAACAGCTTGCCAGACTGTCTTGAAGTCACGGCTTGGACTGTAGACAAGCATGGTGAGATAGATGAAATCATGGGTGTACGCCATAAAATTGATTTGGTTGAAGGAGTGCAATTTCATCCAGAGTCGATTTTGAGTCAGCACGGCCATGATTTGCTACGTAATTTTATAGCCATGTCATAA
- a CDS encoding phosphoglycolate phosphatase — MIESLPKAILIDVDGTMVDSVPDLAYCVDAMMKALAMPEHGADKVRHWVGNGVERLVRRALIGQLHGEPDDALFAKAYPMFLELYAANTCERSSLYPGVREGIDYLKSTNIRLGCVTNKAAQFTLPLLKALGIYADFEIVISGDSLPKKKPDPMPLLHGAAHFSVPANEAMMIGDSISDVKAARAAGFKIICMTYGYNHGIDIRDSNPDAVIDSMTELTGLFTKAA, encoded by the coding sequence ATGATTGAAAGCTTGCCCAAGGCAATATTGATCGACGTAGATGGCACCATGGTCGATAGCGTACCAGATCTTGCTTATTGTGTTGATGCAATGATGAAAGCCTTGGCTATGCCCGAGCATGGCGCAGACAAGGTGCGTCATTGGGTGGGTAATGGTGTTGAGCGTCTTGTCCGTCGCGCATTAATCGGTCAGTTGCATGGCGAGCCGGATGATGCGCTCTTTGCCAAAGCTTATCCGATGTTTCTTGAGCTCTACGCAGCCAATACCTGTGAGCGTAGCAGCCTGTATCCAGGTGTGAGAGAAGGTATCGATTATCTCAAGAGCACCAATATCCGGCTTGGCTGTGTGACTAATAAAGCAGCACAGTTTACGCTGCCTTTACTCAAGGCTTTGGGTATTTATGCTGACTTTGAAATCGTCATCAGCGGTGATAGCTTGCCTAAGAAAAAGCCCGACCCCATGCCGTTATTACATGGCGCCGCCCATTTCTCAGTGCCCGCTAATGAAGCAATGATGATTGGTGATTCCATTAGCGATGTTAAAGCAGCACGTGCTGCGGGTTTTAAGATTATCTGTATGACCTACGGCTACAACCATGGCATTGATATTAGAGATTCTAATCCGGATGCAGTGATAGACAGCATGACGGAATTAACCGGGTTATTTACCAAAGCGGCCTGA
- a CDS encoding ribulose-phosphate 3-epimerase: protein LRQARQLIDDSGYDIRLEVDGGVKADNIYDIAAAGADTFVAGSAIFGADDYKTVIDKMRAEIARARG, encoded by the coding sequence CTGCGTCAAGCACGGCAGTTGATCGACGACAGTGGCTATGATATTCGTCTCGAAGTTGATGGCGGTGTTAAAGCGGACAATATTTACGATATCGCCGCCGCAGGTGCTGACACCTTTGTCGCGGGCTCGGCTATTTTTGGTGCAGATGATTACAAGACAGTTATTGATAAAATGCGTGCGGAAATTGCACGTGCGCGTGGCTAA
- the trpD gene encoding anthranilate phosphoribosyltransferase (Catalyzes the conversion of N-(5-phospho-D-ribosyl)-anthranilate and diphosphate to anthranilate and 5-phospho-alpha-D-ribose 1-diphosphate), giving the protein MNIQTAIRHLTEGNDLSSDAMTSVMRSIMCGNATPAQIGGFLIGLRMKGETVDEITAAASVMRELATK; this is encoded by the coding sequence ATGAATATTCAAACTGCTATTAGACATCTCACTGAAGGCAATGATTTGTCGAGTGATGCGATGACATCAGTCATGCGTAGCATCATGTGTGGTAATGCAACCCCAGCACAGATAGGCGGATTTCTTATTGGCTTACGCATGAAAGGGGAGACCGTTGATGAAATCACTGCAGCAGCCAGCGTCATGCGCGAGCTGGCGACAAAA
- a CDS encoding anthranilate synthase component I, which produces MQYEQFKHLASQGYNRIPLMRELNADLDTPLSVYFKLANAPFSYLFESMQGGEKWGRYSIIGLPCRSYVRVDGHDIQYIEEGHVIERTTVVDPLAWLQSFQSRFRVPDLPDLPRFNGGLVGYFGYDTVRYIEPKIESGLAHKEHNDLSKEHLANPDILLMVSDEVVVFDNLAGKAYMVVYADLDRDDAWDCAQQRLDNLCQRLRQPLAYTPSQSSDTQVYEKDFVSGFSQKNFELAVDKAKQYIVDGDIMQVVLSQRLSIEFDVAPIQLYRALRSLNPSPYMYYLDMGEFHIVGSSPEILTRYEDGNVTVRPIAGTRKRGKTNLEDQQLEQELLADPKERAEHLMLIDLGRNDVGRVATTGSVRLTENMLIERYSHVMHIVSNVVGELKPGLNAYDVLRATFPAGTVSGAPKVRAMEIIAELEPVKRGIYAGAVGYIGWNGNMDTAIAIRTAVIKDNILYVQVGAGIVADSIASREWQETMSKGRAIFSAVALAKAGLNNNEPSGKNV; this is translated from the coding sequence ATGCAATACGAACAATTCAAGCATCTGGCGAGTCAAGGTTATAACCGTATCCCGCTTATGCGCGAGCTTAACGCAGACCTTGATACGCCACTAAGCGTTTATTTTAAGTTGGCTAACGCCCCGTTCTCCTATTTGTTTGAATCCATGCAAGGTGGCGAAAAATGGGGTCGTTATTCCATTATTGGTTTGCCTTGCCGCAGCTATGTTCGTGTTGATGGTCATGATATTCAGTATATTGAAGAAGGGCATGTCATAGAGCGTACAACTGTTGTTGATCCGCTAGCTTGGTTGCAATCATTTCAATCCCGATTTCGGGTACCTGATTTGCCTGATTTACCTCGGTTTAATGGTGGTTTGGTTGGCTATTTTGGTTATGACACCGTTCGCTATATCGAGCCTAAGATTGAGTCTGGGCTGGCTCACAAGGAGCATAATGATCTGTCGAAGGAGCATTTGGCTAACCCCGATATTTTGCTTATGGTGTCCGATGAGGTGGTTGTTTTTGACAACCTTGCTGGCAAGGCTTATATGGTGGTTTATGCCGATCTTGATCGTGATGATGCCTGGGATTGCGCGCAACAGCGTTTAGATAATTTGTGCCAGCGCTTAAGGCAACCGTTGGCGTATACACCATCACAATCTAGTGATACACAAGTGTATGAAAAAGATTTTGTCTCAGGTTTTAGTCAAAAAAACTTTGAGTTGGCAGTTGATAAAGCCAAACAATACATAGTTGATGGTGACATTATGCAAGTGGTGTTATCGCAACGATTATCGATTGAATTCGATGTTGCGCCTATTCAGTTGTATCGCGCCTTGCGCAGTCTCAACCCATCGCCTTATATGTATTACCTTGATATGGGTGAATTTCATATTGTTGGCTCTTCGCCAGAAATTTTGACACGCTACGAGGATGGCAATGTCACCGTGCGACCTATCGCTGGCACGCGCAAACGGGGCAAAACTAATTTAGAAGATCAACAGCTTGAACAAGAGCTGTTAGCTGACCCAAAAGAGCGCGCCGAACATTTAATGTTGATTGACCTTGGTCGTAACGATGTTGGCCGTGTTGCCACCACTGGCTCAGTTAGGCTGACCGAGAACATGTTAATTGAGCGCTATTCACATGTTATGCATATTGTTTCTAATGTGGTGGGTGAGTTAAAGCCTGGGCTTAATGCTTATGATGTGCTGCGTGCCACGTTTCCTGCCGGCACTGTTAGCGGTGCGCCGAAAGTGCGGGCAATGGAAATTATTGCTGAGTTAGAGCCTGTTAAGCGTGGTATTTATGCAGGGGCTGTGGGTTATATTGGCTGGAACGGCAATATGGATACTGCCATTGCCATTCGCACGGCGGTAATTAAAGACAATATTTTGTATGTTCAAGTTGGCGCAGGAATTGTTGCAGACAGCATTGCCAGTAGAGAATGGCAAGAGACCATGAGTAAGGGTCGTGCCATTTTTAGCGCTGTTGCGTTGGCTAAGGCGGGGCTCAATAATAATGAGCCGTCAGGCAAAAATGTGTAA